Proteins encoded by one window of Streptomyces sp. LX-29:
- a CDS encoding threo-3-hydroxy-L-aspartate ammonia-lyase, whose amino-acid sequence MTPIQPATPSGARSATGERAAPVTLDDVRAAAARIAGVAHRTPVLTSRTLNRRVGAQVFLKCENFQRVGAFKFRGAYNTIAQLSAERLRRGVAAYSSGNHAQAVALAARLLGAPAVILMPEDAPESKRAATLGYGAEVVTYDRYTGDREAIGRKLAEDRGLTLVPPYEHPQIIAGQGTVGLELLEEVGSLNALVAPVGGGGLMAGCATAVRGIDPAVRTIGVEPEAGDDYKRSLEAGHRVRVPVPHTIADGQALETPGELTFSINRRLLDEVVLVSDDEIREAMAFAFTHLKIVVEPSGATGLAALLAGRVASVPERVGVVISGGNVDPGRFASLVGAG is encoded by the coding sequence ATGACGCCCATTCAGCCGGCCACGCCGTCGGGGGCCCGGTCGGCCACGGGGGAGCGCGCCGCGCCGGTCACGCTCGACGACGTCCGCGCGGCCGCGGCCAGGATCGCGGGGGTCGCGCACCGCACCCCGGTGCTGACGTCCCGGACGCTGAACCGGCGGGTCGGCGCGCAGGTGTTCCTCAAGTGTGAGAACTTCCAGCGGGTCGGGGCGTTCAAGTTCCGAGGCGCCTACAACACGATCGCCCAGCTGTCCGCGGAGCGGCTCCGGCGCGGCGTCGCCGCCTACTCATCCGGTAACCACGCGCAGGCGGTGGCCCTGGCCGCCCGGCTCCTCGGCGCCCCCGCCGTGATCCTGATGCCCGAGGACGCGCCGGAGTCCAAGCGCGCCGCGACCCTCGGCTACGGCGCGGAGGTGGTGACGTACGACCGCTACACCGGCGACCGGGAGGCGATCGGCCGCAAGCTGGCGGAGGACCGCGGGCTCACACTGGTCCCGCCGTACGAGCATCCGCAGATCATCGCCGGCCAGGGCACGGTGGGCCTGGAGCTGCTCGAGGAGGTCGGCTCCCTGAACGCACTGGTGGCCCCGGTCGGCGGGGGTGGCCTGATGGCGGGCTGCGCCACCGCCGTACGGGGCATCGACCCCGCCGTCCGCACGATCGGTGTGGAACCGGAGGCGGGCGACGACTACAAGCGCTCGCTGGAGGCTGGGCACCGGGTGCGCGTTCCGGTGCCGCACACCATCGCCGACGGCCAGGCCCTGGAGACCCCGGGCGAGCTGACCTTCTCCATCAACCGGCGGCTGCTGGACGAGGTGGTGCTCGTGAGCGACGACGAGATCCGCGAGGCCATGGCCTTCGCCTTCACCCATCTGAAGATCGTCGTCGAGCCGAGCGGCGCCACGGGCCTCGCCGCCCTCCTCGCGGGGCGGGTCGCGTCGGTCCCCGAGCGGGTGGGGGTCGTGATCTCCGGCGGAAACGTGGATCCGGGGCGCTTCGCCTCGCTGGTCGGGGCGGGCTGA
- a CDS encoding esterase-like activity of phytase family protein has protein sequence MRSRRTRRTRHAQALTRTLTTLARPRASLAATAAMLVAAACLAAPDGAARAQGHAPQAQAQGRTSEWARSRTSEWAQGHASEWGQGPGPSRACSPRVSIEGFSDALDKGDHDGVFTGNLSALAVDRDGTLAALSDRSVLFGLTLRDGVPRTTGAVRLADEQGAALDAEGLAVERSGARLVAAEGEPAVRRYDRDGTLRGRLPVPAALRVAPAGRARSNQTFEGLTLRPGGATLIAAMEGQLSGDGADAEGRPLLRLQTWQRERWHRDDFRLGAQWGYPVDAGLGVSEIAAAPGGRLLVLERGFTAGVGNTVRLYLADPRRAGDVGGVENLTASSGARFVRKSLLADLVDCPSLGASAKQPQPNPLLDNIEGMAVLGPARGGRLRVLLVSDDNESARQTTRFYSLTVAARP, from the coding sequence GTGCGAAGCCGCCGTACCCGCCGCACCCGTCACGCCCAGGCCCTCACCCGCACCCTGACGACCCTCGCGCGTCCGCGCGCCTCCCTCGCCGCCACCGCCGCGATGCTGGTCGCGGCCGCCTGCCTGGCCGCCCCCGACGGCGCAGCGCGGGCGCAGGGCCACGCGCCGCAGGCCCAGGCACAGGGCCGTACGTCGGAGTGGGCGCGGAGCCGTACGTCGGAGTGGGCGCAGGGCCACGCGTCGGAGTGGGGGCAGGGGCCCGGCCCCAGCCGGGCCTGCTCGCCTCGGGTCTCCATCGAGGGCTTCTCCGACGCCCTCGACAAGGGCGACCACGACGGCGTCTTCACGGGGAATCTCTCGGCGCTCGCCGTCGACCGGGACGGCACGCTGGCCGCGCTCTCCGACCGCTCCGTGCTGTTCGGCCTCACCCTGCGGGACGGCGTGCCGCGCACCACGGGCGCGGTCCGGCTCGCCGACGAGCAGGGGGCGGCGCTGGACGCGGAGGGCCTGGCCGTCGAGCGTTCCGGCGCCCGGCTGGTCGCCGCCGAGGGCGAGCCGGCCGTCCGCCGCTACGACCGCGACGGCACGCTGCGCGGCCGGCTGCCCGTGCCCGCGGCGCTGCGCGTCGCCCCGGCCGGGCGGGCCAGGTCCAACCAGACCTTCGAGGGGCTCACCCTCCGCCCCGGCGGCGCCACCCTGATCGCCGCCATGGAGGGGCAGCTGTCGGGTGACGGGGCCGACGCCGAGGGGCGGCCGCTGCTGCGGCTGCAGACCTGGCAGCGAGAGCGGTGGCACCGGGACGACTTCCGTCTCGGGGCGCAGTGGGGCTACCCCGTCGACGCGGGGCTCGGCGTCTCGGAGATCGCCGCCGCACCCGGCGGCCGGCTGCTCGTCCTGGAGCGCGGCTTCACGGCGGGGGTCGGCAACACCGTCCGGCTGTACCTCGCCGATCCGCGCCGCGCCGGCGACGTCGGCGGCGTCGAGAACCTGACCGCCTCCTCCGGAGCCCGTTTCGTCCGCAAGAGCCTCCTCGCCGACCTGGTCGACTGCCCCTCGCTCGGCGCCTCGGCCAAGCAGCCGCAGCCCAACCCGCTGCTCGACAACATCGAGGGGATGGCCGTCCTCGGGCCGGCGCGGGGCGGCCGGCTGCGGGTGCTGCTGGTCAGCGACGACAACGAGAGCGCCCGGCAGACGACGCGGTTCTACTCACTCACCGTCGCCGCCCGCCCCTGA
- the speB gene encoding agmatinase has protein sequence MSTTARQPGPVGPVDSSRIPRYAGPATFARLPRIDEVGGTADVAVVGVPFDTGVSYRPGARFGGNAIREASRLLRPYNPAQDASPFALAQVADAGDIAANPFNINEAVETIEGATDELLSSGARLMTLGGDHTIALPILRSVARKHGPVALLHFDAHLDTWDTYFGAEYTHGTPFRRAVEEGILDTSALSHVGTRGPLYGKQDLDDDEKMGFGIVTSADVMRRGVDEVADQLRQRIGDRPLYISIDIDVLDPAHAPGTGTPEAGGLTSRELLEILRGLSSCNLVSADVVEVAPAYDHAEITSVAASHTAYELTTIMSRQIAAAREA, from the coding sequence ATGTCCACCACCGCTCGCCAGCCCGGCCCCGTCGGCCCGGTCGACTCCTCTCGCATTCCGCGCTACGCGGGGCCCGCGACCTTCGCCCGGCTGCCGCGCATCGACGAGGTCGGCGGCACCGCCGACGTCGCCGTGGTCGGCGTGCCGTTCGACACCGGCGTCTCCTACCGGCCCGGCGCCCGCTTCGGCGGCAACGCCATCCGTGAGGCGTCGCGCCTGCTGCGCCCCTACAACCCGGCCCAGGACGCGTCCCCCTTCGCGCTGGCGCAGGTCGCCGACGCCGGTGACATCGCCGCGAACCCGTTCAACATCAACGAGGCCGTGGAGACCATCGAGGGCGCCACCGACGAGCTGCTGTCGTCCGGTGCCCGACTGATGACGCTGGGCGGCGACCACACCATCGCGCTGCCGATCCTGCGTTCCGTGGCCCGTAAGCACGGTCCGGTCGCGCTGCTGCACTTCGACGCGCACCTGGACACCTGGGACACCTACTTCGGCGCCGAGTACACCCACGGCACCCCGTTCCGGCGCGCGGTCGAGGAGGGCATCCTCGACACCTCCGCGCTCTCCCACGTCGGCACCCGCGGCCCGCTCTACGGCAAGCAGGACCTGGACGACGACGAGAAGATGGGCTTCGGCATCGTCACCTCGGCCGACGTGATGCGGCGCGGCGTGGACGAGGTGGCCGACCAGCTGCGGCAGCGCATCGGCGACCGGCCGCTGTACATCTCCATCGACATCGACGTGCTCGACCCGGCGCACGCGCCCGGCACCGGCACCCCGGAGGCGGGCGGTCTGACCTCCCGCGAGCTGCTGGAGATCCTGCGCGGCCTGTCCTCCTGCAACCTGGTCTCGGCCGACGTGGTCGAGGTCGCCCCGGCGTACGACCACGCCGAGATCACCTCCGTCGCCGCGTCCCACACGGCGTACGAGCTGACCACGATCATGTCGCGGCAGATCGCCGCCGCGCGGGAGGCGTGA
- a CDS encoding helix-turn-helix transcriptional regulator, giving the protein MGASVNAEADAVIAALRPVAEGLAATFGRSCEVVVHDFRTPENSVVVIAGDLTGRAVGGSMSAIGMDLLRQGDAAPDRLNYVTRTPAGRMLKSSTVVLRTSDGTAFGAFCVNLDITALTQVHELVGDLVGVVPGAAGQRATGVAAVVPTTTFSNEVDDVVDAAVDGLQLAHGKQWAQLDRAERAELFARLDATGVFAVRRAVPRVAARLGISRASAYAYLSDARKRAADRGRAPGTSAKGGSA; this is encoded by the coding sequence GTGGGAGCATCAGTGAACGCGGAGGCGGACGCCGTCATCGCGGCGCTGCGACCGGTCGCGGAGGGGCTCGCCGCCACCTTCGGCCGGTCCTGCGAGGTCGTGGTGCACGACTTCCGCACGCCGGAGAACTCGGTGGTCGTCATCGCGGGCGACCTCACGGGGCGCGCTGTCGGCGGCTCCATGAGCGCCATCGGGATGGACCTGCTGCGGCAGGGCGACGCGGCCCCCGACCGGCTCAACTACGTCACCAGGACCCCGGCCGGCCGGATGCTGAAGTCCTCCACGGTCGTGCTGCGCACCAGCGACGGCACGGCCTTCGGGGCCTTCTGCGTCAACCTCGACATCACCGCGCTGACCCAGGTCCACGAGCTGGTCGGCGACCTGGTGGGCGTGGTTCCCGGCGCGGCGGGGCAGCGGGCCACGGGGGTCGCCGCCGTGGTGCCGACGACCACTTTCAGCAACGAGGTGGACGACGTCGTCGACGCCGCGGTGGACGGTCTCCAGCTCGCGCACGGCAAGCAGTGGGCCCAGCTGGACCGGGCCGAGCGGGCGGAGCTGTTCGCCCGGCTGGACGCGACGGGCGTCTTCGCGGTGCGCCGGGCGGTGCCCCGGGTGGCCGCCCGACTGGGCATCTCACGGGCCTCGGCCTACGCGTACCTGTCCGACGCGCGGAAGCGCGCGGCGGACAGGGGGCGCGCTCCAGGGACTTCAGCGAAAGGCGGTTCCGCATGA
- the map gene encoding type I methionyl aminopeptidase, whose protein sequence is MVEIKTDAALEAMREAGRVVAKALEAVRGVAAVGVSLRELDETAREVLRAAGASSPFLGYRPHFAPTPFPAVICASVNDAIVHGIPDGYRLRDGDLLSVDCGAMLDGWAGDAAVSFTVGTPRPDDQRLVETTRRALEAGIAAAVVGARMGDIGHAIGSVGRAAGYGIPADFGGHGIGRRMHEDPPVPNEGRPGRGLPLRHGMVIAIEPMFLAGGSDAYLTDPDGWTLRTADRGRAAHSEHTVAITDDGPRVLTLP, encoded by the coding sequence ATGGTGGAGATCAAGACCGACGCGGCGCTGGAGGCCATGCGCGAGGCCGGCCGGGTGGTGGCCAAGGCGCTGGAGGCGGTGCGCGGGGTGGCCGCCGTCGGCGTGTCCCTGCGGGAGCTGGACGAGACGGCCCGCGAGGTGCTCCGCGCGGCGGGGGCGAGCTCCCCGTTCCTCGGCTACCGGCCGCACTTCGCCCCCACCCCCTTCCCCGCCGTGATCTGCGCCTCCGTCAACGACGCGATCGTGCACGGCATCCCCGACGGCTACCGGCTGCGCGACGGCGATCTGCTCAGCGTGGACTGCGGGGCGATGCTGGACGGCTGGGCCGGCGACGCGGCGGTGAGCTTCACGGTCGGCACCCCGCGCCCCGACGACCAGCGACTCGTCGAGACCACCCGGCGTGCCCTGGAGGCCGGCATCGCGGCGGCCGTGGTCGGGGCCCGGATGGGGGACATCGGACACGCCATCGGCAGCGTGGGCCGCGCCGCCGGTTACGGCATCCCCGCCGACTTCGGGGGCCACGGGATCGGCCGACGCATGCACGAGGACCCCCCGGTCCCCAACGAGGGCCGACCGGGCCGGGGCCTCCCCCTCCGCCACGGCATGGTGATCGCGATCGAGCCCATGTTCCTCGCCGGCGGCTCCGACGCCTACCTCACCGACCCCGACGGCTGGACCCTCCGCACCGCCGACCGCGGCCGCGCCGCCCACAGCGAACACACCGTCGCCATCACCGACGACGGCCCGCGCGTCCTCACGCTCCCCTAG
- a CDS encoding phosphatase: MPLPSSGGRPPYPRIASSVPSRAELIDHLVATRVAGNVATPRGNNLSHYRSLANGDRHYWLGLELGDRWTDEQDVLAVMAERCGVIDDPEHRVGQDTIDPELTVGALDRMAAVLRKAAEAGERVLFATGHPGGLLDVHRATAAALRAAGCEIMEIPGGLQADEGFVFQFADVAVLERGATLWHTHSPAPMAAILDGLAREGRPLPDLVVADHGWAGCAGQRGIDAVGYADCNDPALFIGEAEGTLAVVVPLDDHVVNPRFYDPMTAYLLDAAGLSPAY; the protein is encoded by the coding sequence ATGCCGCTGCCTTCTTCCGGGGGACGACCCCCGTACCCCCGAATAGCCAGCTCCGTGCCCAGCCGCGCCGAACTGATCGACCACCTGGTGGCCACCCGCGTCGCCGGCAACGTCGCCACTCCGCGCGGCAACAACCTGTCCCACTACCGCAGCCTCGCCAACGGCGACCGCCACTACTGGCTGGGTCTGGAGCTGGGCGACCGCTGGACGGACGAGCAGGACGTCCTCGCGGTCATGGCGGAGCGGTGCGGGGTGATCGACGACCCGGAGCACCGGGTGGGCCAGGACACCATCGACCCGGAGCTGACCGTCGGCGCCCTGGACCGGATGGCGGCGGTGCTGCGCAAGGCGGCCGAGGCGGGCGAGCGGGTGCTGTTCGCCACCGGTCACCCGGGCGGACTGCTGGACGTGCACCGCGCGACCGCCGCCGCGCTGCGGGCCGCGGGCTGCGAGATCATGGAGATCCCCGGCGGGCTCCAGGCCGACGAGGGGTTCGTCTTCCAGTTCGCCGACGTCGCGGTGCTGGAGCGGGGCGCGACGCTGTGGCACACCCACTCCCCCGCACCCATGGCGGCGATCCTGGACGGGCTGGCGCGCGAGGGGCGGCCGCTGCCGGACCTGGTGGTGGCCGACCACGGTTGGGCGGGGTGCGCGGGGCAGCGCGGCATCGACGCGGTCGGGTACGCGGACTGCAACGACCCGGCGCTGTTCATCGGCGAGGCGGAGGGCACCCTGGCCGTGGTGGTCCCGCTCGACGACCACGTCGTCAACCCGCGCTTCTACGACCCGATGACCGCCTATCTGCTGGACGCCGCGGGCCTCTCCCCGGCCTACTGA
- a CDS encoding helix-turn-helix transcriptional regulator: protein MVRTPLTALERERGRCLGALLRQARGERSMAEVAARAGISAETLRKIETGRAPTPAFFTVVALASALGLGLDDLSTRCAEAADEAAAAAEDSAAA from the coding sequence ATGGTGCGCACCCCTCTCACCGCCCTCGAACGCGAACGCGGCCGTTGTCTCGGCGCCCTGCTGCGGCAGGCGCGCGGCGAGCGCAGCATGGCCGAGGTCGCCGCGCGGGCGGGCATCTCCGCCGAGACCCTCCGGAAGATCGAAACCGGCCGGGCGCCGACCCCCGCCTTCTTCACCGTCGTGGCGCTGGCCTCCGCGCTGGGGCTGGGGTTGGACGATCTGTCGACGCGGTGTGCGGAGGCCGCCGACGAGGCCGCCGCCGCCGCGGAGGACAGCGCGGCCGCCTGA
- a CDS encoding acyl-CoA thioesterase II: MNEALQDLLDLLDLEQVERDIFRGTSRPSLVERVFGGQVAAQALVAAGRTVPEDRTPHSLHSYFLRPGDPGAPIVYTVDRIRDGYSFTTRRVVAVQHGKAIFHLSASFQRAEEGLEHQEPMPAAPDPLTLPTAEELLPRYAHLFGDPVVSRRMLEARAAVDVRYVDAPPYGTIGEPREPRSQVWFRTNGKLDGEQDRPLLHICLATYVSDMTLLDSVLLAHGRGGWAVGDVVGASLDHAMWFHRPFRADEWLLYDQESPTTAGGRGLAKGRIFTADGQLAVSVIQEGLVRVPRGRD; this comes from the coding sequence ATGAACGAAGCACTCCAGGATCTGCTCGACCTGCTCGACCTGGAACAGGTCGAGCGGGACATCTTCCGCGGCACCAGCCGCCCCTCCCTGGTGGAGCGGGTCTTCGGCGGCCAGGTCGCGGCCCAAGCGCTGGTCGCCGCGGGCCGCACCGTCCCCGAGGACCGCACGCCGCACTCGCTGCACTCGTACTTCCTGCGCCCCGGCGACCCCGGCGCGCCGATCGTCTACACGGTCGACCGCATCCGCGACGGCTACTCCTTCACCACCCGCCGGGTGGTGGCCGTGCAGCACGGCAAGGCGATCTTCCACCTCTCGGCCTCCTTCCAGCGCGCCGAGGAGGGGCTGGAGCACCAGGAGCCGATGCCGGCCGCCCCGGACCCGCTGACGCTGCCCACCGCCGAGGAACTGCTGCCGCGGTACGCGCACCTCTTCGGCGACCCGGTGGTCAGCCGGCGCATGCTGGAGGCGCGGGCCGCCGTCGACGTGCGCTACGTGGACGCCCCGCCGTACGGCACCATCGGCGAACCGCGCGAGCCGAGGTCGCAGGTGTGGTTCCGCACCAACGGCAAACTGGACGGCGAACAGGACCGTCCACTGCTGCACATCTGTCTGGCCACCTATGTCTCGGACATGACCCTGCTGGACTCGGTGCTGCTCGCGCACGGTCGCGGCGGCTGGGCCGTCGGCGACGTGGTCGGCGCCAGCCTGGACCACGCCATGTGGTTCCACCGCCCCTTCCGCGCGGACGAGTGGCTCCTCTACGACCAGGAGAGCCCGACCACGGCGGGCGGGCGGGGACTGGCCAAGGGCCGCATCTTCACCGCGGACGGCCAGCTCGCCGTGTCGGTGATCCAAGAGGGGCTGGTGCGGGTCCCGCGCGGGCGGGACTGA